A single genomic interval of Labrus bergylta chromosome 18, fLabBer1.1, whole genome shotgun sequence harbors:
- the prox2 gene encoding prospero homeobox protein 2 has protein sequence MNLSLPDQNMHSSSEGCLEDDKPDIMLPCFRRNMYDEPLASYSNGSIISQLLRKTIHNKRALDESHFFLPSSAAPDSGQEDQSSVSSKDSTMEVASPGAHVSTGGSPEGEHPISDHLQAKRARVENIIRVMAGSPNSRQHGDSERLDTDARDTRETRETYRENKRKQRLPQHQEHSIGGPANRRPGSTNSDNTKDEECHKLKEQLHSMQRLLRQLQEKFLQVYNQEDPEHNDTQEPELAAEHDSMGESYTHTEEDFERKTKDRMKVGYLVHQRESQNLQETLKQELSQAVNDCVDRVFKKVSSSGLDLSPQQRMCSSPDLQINMGADRKSQQVGSTQEQPLAEEAAGKPHSLEYYESSEAQSPQDQTEALSLVVRKPAITPLSSVNQTVKRPYPVHQTPFQFNYPTPLHDSQILEHLLKYGPHSSFGGLPCMPPSMDRTSPDSVDLPWEAISMRAKVTSSHLGHHPRPSALGAVAVDNLCLPHVKMECGELQSMAERNPYMSLNIQEGLTPSHLKKAKLMFFYTRYPSSNVLKTFFPDVKFNRCITSQLIKWFSNFREFYYIQMEKFARQAIVDGISDVKDMTVSRDSELFRALNMHYNKANDFHVPDRFLEVAEITLHEFYNAISAAKDSDPSWKKAIYKVICKLDSDVPDEFKTSSYL, from the exons ATGAACCTAAGTCTCCCCGACCAGAACATGCACAGCTCCTCTGAAGGCTGCCTGGAAGACGACAAACCTGACATCATGTTGCCATGCTTCCGCAGAAACATGTACGACGAGCCTCTGGCCTCGTACTCCAACGGATCCATCATCTCCCAACTCCTTCGCAAGACAATCCACAACAAGAGGGCACTAGATGAAAGTCATTTCTTTCTTCCCTCTTCTGCTGCTCCTGACTCCGGCCAGGAGGACCAGAGCAGCGTCTCGTCTAAGGACAGCACTATGGAAGTTGCCTCTCCCGGTGCTCATGTCTCTACAGGTGGCAGCCCAGAGGGAGAGCATCCCATCAGTGACCACCTGCAGGCCAAGAGGGCCAGGGTGGAGAACATTATCAGGGTGATGGCTGGCTCTCCAAACAGCAGGCAACACGGAGACAGTGAGAGGTTGGACACTGATGCCCGAGACACAAGAGAGACCAGGGAAACATACAGGGAGAACAAACGCAAACAGAGGCTGCCTCAGCATCAGGAGCACAGCATTGGAGGACCAGCAAACAGACGTCCTGGAAGCACTAACAGTGACAATACTAAGGATGAGGAGTGTCACAAGCTGAAGGAGCAGCTCCACAGCATGCAAAGGCTCCTGCGTCAGCTGCAGGAAAAGTTCCTTCAAGTTTACAATCAGGAGGACCCTGAACACAATGACACGCAGGAGCCAGAATTGGCTGCTGAGCATGACAGCATGGGAGAaagctacacacacactgaagaggaTTTTGAAAGGAAGACTAAGGACAGAATGAAAGTAGGTTATCTGGTGCACCAAAGAGAAAGTCAGAACCTGCAGGAGACGCTGAAGCAGGAGCTTTCTCAGGCTGTGAATGACTGTGTGGACAGAGTCTTCAAGAAAGTCTCATCCTCAGGGTTGGATCTGTCCCCCCAGCAGCGCATGTGCTCCTCTCCGGACCTGCAGATCAACATGGGTGCTGACAGGAAGAGCCAGCAGGTGGGATCCACCCAGGAGCAGCCCCTGGCAGAGGAGGCTGCAGGGAAACCCCACTCTCTGGAGTACTATGAAAGCTCTGAGGCCCAAAGCCCACAGGACCAGACCGAGGCACTGTCCCTGGTGGTGCGCAAGCCAGCTATAACCCCTCTAAGCTCGGTCAACCAAACAGTGAAAAGGCCCTATCCTGTGCACCAGACGCCGTTTCAGTTCAATTACCCAACTCCTCTGCATGACAGTCAAATCCTGGAGCATCTCCTGAAGTACGGGCCACATTCCAGCTTCGGGGGACTCCCCTGCATGCCTCCATCCATGGACAGGACCTCCCCGGACTCAGTAGATCTGCCCTGGGAAGCCATCTCCATGAGGGCCAAGGTGACGTCTAGCCACCTGGGACACCACCCTCGTCCCTCCGCCCTCGGGGCAGTGGCAGTCGACAATCTGTGTCTCCCTCATGTGAAGATGGAGTGTGGGGAGCTGCAGAGCATGGCTGAAAGAAACCCCTACATGTCACTCAAT ATCCAGGAGGGTCTCACCCCAAGCCACCTGAAAAAGGCAAAGCTCATGTTCTTCTACACCCGCTACCCCAGCTCCAACGTGCTGAAAACCTTCTTCCCTGATGttaag TTCAACCGCTGCATCACCTCTCAGCTCATCAAGTGGTTCAGTAACTTCAGGGAGTTCTACTACATCCAGATGGAGAAGTTTGCCCGTCAGGCCATCGTGGACGGCATCAGTGATGTCAAAGACATGACAGTCAGCAGAGACTCAGAGCTGTTCCGGGCACTCAACATGCACTACAATAAAGCCAATGACTTCCAC GTTCCAGACAGGTTCCTGGAGGTGGCTGAAATCACCCTGCATGAATTCTACAACGCCATTTCCGCAGCCAAAGATTCAGACCCCTCTTGGAAGAAGGCCATTTACAAAGTGATCTGTAAGCTGGACAGCGACGTGCCTGACGAGTTCAAGACATCCTCCTATTTATAG